TGATCATGGCCGCCCGCGCCATGCTGGCCGGCGTCGATATCATGAAACCTCATCTGCTCAAAGGGAAAGCCGCGCCTTTGGGAAAAGTCGTGATCGGCACCGTTAAGGGCGACCTCCACGATATAGGGAAGAATCTGGTCATCATGATGCTCGAGGCCACCGGCTTCGAGGTTGTGGACCTGGGCATAGACGTACCCGAGTCCCGATTCCTGGAAGCAGTCCGGAAACATAACGCTCAACTGGTGGCCTTGAGCGGCCTGCTGACCACGGCCATGTCCGAGATGCGGGCCACCGCGCAGCTGTTGAACCGGGAACTGAAAAAGGACGGGATCCGGGAGCAAGTGACCGTTATGATAGGAGGGGCTCCGGTAACCCAGTCGTTCGCGGACGAGATCGGCGCGGACCTGTACGCGCCCGATGCCTCCAGCGCCGCCAGAAAAGCCAAGGAACGCTTGCGGAAGGCCTGAACTCTTCCGATTCGGACAAACAGGCAACGAAGAAACAATCCTCAGAGGAGGTTCAACTATGGCTACAGCTCCCGACCGGATGATCATCGCCGCCCAATGCAACGACCATTCCGCCTATCTCGCCGGCGTGCCGTTCGACCGGTTCTATACCGATGCCCGTACCTTTGCAAAAACGCAACTTCTCGTCACCGAATACTACGGTTTCGACGCTCCGAACACCATGTGGGACGGCTACAACATCGAAGCCGAAGCTCTGGGGCAGAA
This genomic window from Deltaproteobacteria bacterium contains:
- a CDS encoding corrinoid protein; translated protein: MLESIYEDVVRGDLKRVTEHVKAALEAGLDVDNILNRGMIAAMDEVGRRFESGKIFVPEMIMAARAMLAGVDIMKPHLLKGKAAPLGKVVIGTVKGDLHDIGKNLVIMMLEATGFEVVDLGIDVPESRFLEAVRKHNAQLVALSGLLTTAMSEMRATAQLLNRELKKDGIREQVTVMIGGAPVTQSFADEIGADLYAPDASSAARKAKERLRKA